One Octopus sinensis linkage group LG20, ASM634580v1, whole genome shotgun sequence DNA window includes the following coding sequences:
- the LOC115222491 gene encoding uncharacterized protein LOC115222491 — MDVVALAKTRIHGKGNFAEKSAGYHLFWSGRDEIVFDPTSSMVTSLYSKVGTELLTNPRDIVRKWKEHFDVLLNRPTEVDLFVLDNIPERPTKHHLVEVLNLAEIGVAIRKLNNGKAPGMDGLGAEIYNYGGKHLCTMSTDVIQRVWYSEVVPRDWCYTILEVLYKSKGGKDFCNNCCGWQNPL; from the exons ATGGATGTTGTAGCATTAGCCAAGACAAGAATTCATGGAAAAGGGAATTTTGCAGAGAAATCTGCTGGATATCATTTATTTTGGAGTGGTCGGGATGAGATTG TTTTTGATCCAACTTCATCAATGGTTACTTCACTTTATAGCAAGGTTGGCACAGAATTACTAACAAATCCTAGAGATATTGTTAGGAAATGGAAAGAGCATTTTGATGTGTTGCTCAATAGACCCACTGAAGTTGATCTCTTTGTTCTTGATAATATACCTGAAAGGCCAACAAAACATCATTTAGTAGAGGTTCTGAATCTGGCTGAAATAGGAGTGGCTATCAGGAAATTGAACAATGGAAAGGCCCCAGGTATGGATGGATTAGGTGCAGAGATATACAATTATGGTGGTAAACATCTCTGTACAATGTCGACAGATGTGATTCAGAGGGTTTGGTATAGTGAAGTGGTTCCTCGGGATTGGTGTTATACAATTTTGGAGGTACTCTATAAATCAAAAGGTGGAAAGGATTTCTGCAATAATTGTTGTGGCTGGCAAAATCCTTTGTAG